In Xiphophorus hellerii strain 12219 chromosome 13, Xiphophorus_hellerii-4.1, whole genome shotgun sequence, the following proteins share a genomic window:
- the airim gene encoding AFG2-interacting ribosome maturation factor isoform X1 — MSLQGAVRRSFVALRDQRAAWRSVLEECDPLMESLGNLGEQMNALSRVRVSDTPLRAFPDLQERLQFQLLQAVDLLLQRLRDRMSCLQSIRDSVGGHVSAALQLYQDSADGLDVAVATQRSSVAPSLADMLEWLQDAERFYRRQFLQRKTLLLTLRRDDRAQLEGAAKAWRSLDSPDTEQQITDNLCRLAFFLESQ; from the exons ATGTCCCTGCAGGGGGCGGTCAGGAGGAGCTTCGTGGCTCTCCGGGACCAGCGGGCGGCGTGGAGGAGCGTGCTGGAGGAGTGCGACCCGCTCATGGAGTCTCTGGGGAACCTGGGGGAGCAGATGAATGCTCTGTCCCGGGTCCGGGTCTCCGACACGCCGCTCCGGGCGTTCCCGGACCTCCAGGAGCGGCTGCAGTTCCAGCTGCTGCAGGCTGTggacctgctgctgcagagactCAGGGACAGGAT GTCCTGCCTCCAGTCCATCAGAGACTCCGTCGGCGGCCATGTTTCTGCCGCCCTGCAGCTCTACCAGGACTCTGCAGACGGCCTGGATGTTGCCGTGGCGACTCAGCGCTCCTCCGTCGCTCCGTCGCTCGCCGACATGTTGGAGTGGCTTCAGGACGCCGAGCGTTTCTACAGACGGCA GTTCCTGCAGAGGAAGACTCTGCTGCTGACGCTGAGGCGGGACGACCGCGCGCAGCTGGAGGGCGCGGCCAAGGCCTGGAGGAGTCTGGACTCTCCTGATACAGAGCAGCAAATCACAG ATAATCTCTGCAGACTGGCCTTCTTCCTGGAGTCCCAGTGA
- the airim gene encoding AFG2-interacting ribosome maturation factor isoform X2, with protein sequence MESLGNLGEQMNALSRVRVSDTPLRAFPDLQERLQFQLLQAVDLLLQRLRDRMSCLQSIRDSVGGHVSAALQLYQDSADGLDVAVATQRSSVAPSLADMLEWLQDAERFYRRQFLQRKTLLLTLRRDDRAQLEGAAKAWRSLDSPDTEQQITDNLCRLAFFLESQ encoded by the exons ATGGAGTCTCTGGGGAACCTGGGGGAGCAGATGAATGCTCTGTCCCGGGTCCGGGTCTCCGACACGCCGCTCCGGGCGTTCCCGGACCTCCAGGAGCGGCTGCAGTTCCAGCTGCTGCAGGCTGTggacctgctgctgcagagactCAGGGACAGGAT GTCCTGCCTCCAGTCCATCAGAGACTCCGTCGGCGGCCATGTTTCTGCCGCCCTGCAGCTCTACCAGGACTCTGCAGACGGCCTGGATGTTGCCGTGGCGACTCAGCGCTCCTCCGTCGCTCCGTCGCTCGCCGACATGTTGGAGTGGCTTCAGGACGCCGAGCGTTTCTACAGACGGCA GTTCCTGCAGAGGAAGACTCTGCTGCTGACGCTGAGGCGGGACGACCGCGCGCAGCTGGAGGGCGCGGCCAAGGCCTGGAGGAGTCTGGACTCTCCTGATACAGAGCAGCAAATCACAG ATAATCTCTGCAGACTGGCCTTCTTCCTGGAGTCCCAGTGA
- the cldn35 gene encoding claudin-4: protein MVNTGMQLISFTCAVTGWIMAIAVTALPQWKVSAFIGNNILTSEMKWEGIWMNCVYQTTGHMQCKTYDSMLALPPDIQAARALMCLAIFMGWLSCTVSCCGMKCTTCAGDDRRAKAGIALAGGVLFILTGLCVLIPVSWTANTVVQDFYNPNVPVMHKRELGQAIYLGWAAAVILMISGAVLSSTCPLMERGGRYRRGYIGRSFANSPAPEPLKPIASNSLPMKEYV from the coding sequence ATGGTGAACACGGGGATGCAGCTGATCAGCTTCACCTGCGCGGTGACGGGCTGGATCATGGCCATCGCCGTGACGGCGCTGCCGCAGTGGAAGGTGTCGGCGTTCATCGGGAACAACATCCTGACGTCGGAGATGAAGTGGGAGGGAATCTGGATGAACTGCGTGTACCAGACCACCGGACACATGCAGTGCAAGACCTACGACTCCATGCTGGCGCTGCCGCCCGACATCCAGGCGGCGCGCGCCCTCATGTGCCTCGCCATCTTCATGGGCTGGCTGTCCTGCACCGTGTCCTGCTGCGGCATGAAGTGCACCACCTGCGCCGGCGACGACCGCCGCGCCAAGGCCGGCATCGCGCTGGCCGGCGGCGTCCTCTTCATCCTGACGGGGCTGTGCGTCCTCATCCCCGTCTCCTGGACCGCCAACACCGTGGTGCAGGACTTCTACAACCCCAACGTTCCCGTCATGCACAAGCGGGAGCTGGGCCAGGCCATCTACCTGGGCTGGGCCGCCGCCGTCATCCTGATGATCAGCGGCGCCGTCCTGAGCAGCACCTGCCCTCTGATGGAGCGCGGCGGCCGCTACCGCCGAGGGTACATCGGCAGGAGCTTCGCCAACTCGCCGGCGCCGGAGCCGCTGAAACCCATCGCCTCCAACAGCCTGCCGATGAAGGAGTACGTGtag
- the LOC116730628 gene encoding probable thiopurine S-methyltransferase, with amino-acid sequence MLEQQADRVMELSEWNQRWQENKIGFHQPGVHSMLQTNYEAVVNGRSGVRWFFPLCGKSVDMKWLADLGHSVVGVEISETAIRQFFQENNMTFSEEDVPAVPGAKVFQNSDRSVSLYQCDLFIFSSAVAGRFGAIWDRGSLVAINAQDRDRYAALIVSLMAPDCRYLLDTLLYNPELYKGPPFYVPEEQVQSLFGSRCDVKLLQSVDALTDRQRAWGLEALTENVHLLTLRAAN; translated from the exons ATGCTGGAGCAGCAGGCCGACCGGGTCATGGAGCTGTCGGAGTGGAACCAGCGCTGGCAGGAGAACAAGATCGGCTTCCATCAGCCGGGGGTCCACAG TATGCTGCAGACGAACTATGAGGCGGTGGTGAACGGACGGAGCGGCGTCCGGTGGTTCTTCCCTCTGTGTGGGAAATCTGTGGACATGAAGTG GTTGGCGGATCTGGGTCACTCGGTGGTCGGCGTGGAGATTTCAGAGACGGCCATCAGACAGTTCTTCCAGGAGAACAACATGACGTTCAGCGAGGAGGACGTCCCCGCCGTCCCCGGGGCCAAAGTCTTCCAG AACTCGGACCGCTCCGTGTCCCTGTACCAGTGCGACCTGTTCATCTTCTCCAG cGCCGTGGCGGGTCGGTTTGGGGCGATCTGGGACAGAGGCTCTCTGGTGGCCATCAACGCCCAGGACAGGGACCG GTACGCGGCTCTGATCGTCTCTCTGATGGCTCCAGACTGCAGATACCTGCTGGACACGTTGCTCTACAATCCAGAGCTCTATAAAG GTCCTCCGTTCTACGTCCCCGAAGAACAAGTCCAGAGTTTGTTTG GCAGCAGGTGTGATGTGAAGCTGCTGCAGTCTGTGGACGCGCTGACAGACCGACAGAGGGCCTGGGGGCTGGAGGCGCTGACGGAAAACGTCCACCTCCTCACCCTGAGGGCGGCCAACTGA
- the sdc2 gene encoding syndecan-2 yields the protein MTTADHQLLESSLSSRAGLSESRGDSLSEVRTRSAPCSSQPARAPAERSDRRVSDRVGLRSHALLHFEFGPISGAEEEEEREEEEGPGRIPVRRTGRTGSSWITTGAGRMRSGWILLSLALSCLCGAAAAARSSSPTDDLYLDDPGSGRYYPEDDDDFNSGSGSGGDEAILEETVTVSRIYMEPKAAEPTKDSSKFFSPRMEPGPEGGAGDGTARKPVRTELPVPVTEDQQRNQLTSTTEPPGSALEPVEVRTENLFQRTEVLAAVIAGGVIGFLFAIFLILLLVYRMRKKDEGSYDLGERKPSGAAYQKAPTKEFYA from the exons ATGACCACTGCTGATCATCAGCTGCTTGAATCTTCTCTTAGCTCTCGTGCAGGTCTCTCCGAGTCTCGCGGTGACTCGCTCTCAGAAGTGCGCACGCGCTCGGCTCCGTGCTCGTCCCAGCCGGCGCGCGCTCCCGCAGAGCGATCGGATCGACGTGTCTCGGACAGAGTCGGGCTGCGGTCTCACGCGCTCCTTCACTTTGAATTCGGTCCGATTTCCggagctgaggaagaggaggagagggaggaggaggaaggaccGGGAAGGATCCCAGTCCGGAGAACCGGGAGAACCGGGAGCAGCTGGATCACGACCGGAGCTGGAAGAATGAGGAGCGGCTGGATTCTCCTGAGCCTGGCGCTGAGCTGCCTCTGCGGGGCCGCG GCGGCGGCCAGGAGCTCCTCTCCGACAGACGACCTGTACCTGGACGATCCGGGTTCGGGCCGCTACTACCCAGAGGACGACGACGACTTCAACTCCGGCTCCGGCTCAG GTGGAGATGAAGCGATCCTGGAGGAAACGGTGACTGTCAGTAGGATTTACATGGAGCCCAAAGCAGCAGAACCCACCAAGGACTCCAGCAAGTTCTTCAGCCCCAGGATGGAGCCGGGGCCGGAGGGAGGGGCCGGAGACGGCACAGCCAGGAAACCGGTCcggacagag CTCCCAGTTCCAGTCACAGAGGACCAGCAGAGGAACCAGTTAACCAGTACCACCGAGCCTCCGGGTTCTGCGCTGGAACCCGTTGAAGTCCGGACTGAAAACCTCTTCCAGAGGACGGAGGTGTTGGCAG CTGTTATTGCAGGCGGAGTGATCGGCTTCCTGTTTGCcatcttcctcatcctcctgctGGTTTACAGGATGAGGAAGAAGGACGAAGGCAGCTACGACCTGGGAGAGAGGAAGCCTTCGGGAGCAGCCTATCAGAAAGCTCCGACCAAGGAGTTTTACGCCTGA